Proteins encoded within one genomic window of Callithrix jacchus isolate 240 chromosome 11, calJac240_pri, whole genome shotgun sequence:
- the TRIL gene encoding TLR4 interactor with leucine rich repeats: MEAARAVRFLLVVCGCFALPPRAEPVCPERCDCQHAQHLLCTNRGLRVVPKTSSLPNPHDVLTYSLGGNFITNITAFDFHRLGQLRRLDLQYNQIRSLHPKTFEKLSRLEELYLGNNLLQALAPGTLAPLRKLRILYANGNEIGRLSRGSFEGLESLVKLRLDGNALGALPDAVFAPLSNLLYLHLESNRIRFLGKNAFAQLGKLRFLNLSANELQPSLRHAATFAPLRSLSTLILSANSLQHLGPRVFQHLPRLGLLSLRGNQLTHLAPEAFWGLEALRELRLEGNRLSQLPTALLEPLHSLEALDLSGNELSALHPATFGHLGRLRELSLRNNALSALSGDIFAASPALYRLDLDGNGWTCDCRLRGLKRWMGDWHSQGRLLTVFVQCRHPPALRGKYLDYLDDQQLQNGSCPDPSPSASLTADGRQGPLPTAAGEEMTPPAGLTEELPPQPQLLQRGRFPPGVAWDGAARELVGNRSAVRLSRRGPGLQQPSPSAAAAAGQAPQRLDLREKPQRGRPTRADPAHMEPTPTASPGSAPSPAGEPWQRATKQRLATEQQERAAHSDGGAGLPPLVSDPCDFNKFILCNLTVEAVGADSASVRWAVREHRSPRPLGGARFRLLFDRFGQQPKFHRFVYLPERSDSATLRELRGDTPYLVCVEGVLGGRVCPVAPRDHCAGLVTLPEAASRGGVDYQLLTLALLTVNALLVLLALAAWASRWLRRKLRARRKGGAPVHVRHMYSTRRPLRSMGTGVSADFSGFQSHRPRTTVCALSEADLIEFPCDRFMDSAGGGAGGSLRREEHLLQRFAD, translated from the coding sequence ATGGAGGCTGCCCGCGCCGTGCGCTTCCTGCTCGTGGTGTGCGGCTGCTTCGCGCTCCCGCCGCGGGCCGAGCCCGTGTGCCCGGAGCGATGCgactgccagcatgcccagcacCTCCTGTGCACCAACAGGGGGCTCCGCGTCGTGCCCAAGACCAGCTCGCTGCCGAATCCCCACGACGTGCTCACCTACAGCCTTGGCGGCAACTTCATAACCAACATCACGGCCTTTGACTTCCACCGTCTGGGGCAGCTCAGACGGCTGGACCTGCAGTACAACCAGATCCGCTCTCTGCACCCCAAGACTTTCGAGAAGCTCTCGCGGCTGGAAGAGCTGTACCTGGGGAACAACCTCTTGCAGGCGCTCGCCCCAGGCACGCTGGCCCCGCTGCGCAAGCTGCGCATCCTCTACGCCAACGGGAACGAGATCGGCCGCCTAAGCCGCGGCTCCTTCGAGGGCCTGGAGAGTCTGGTCAAGCTGCGGCTGGACGGGAACGCCCTCGGGGCGCTGCCGGACGCAGTCTTTGCCCCGCTGAGCAACCTGCTCTACCTACATCTGGAGTCCAACCGGATCCGCTTTCTGGGCAAGAATGCCTTCGCACAGCTGGGCAAGCTGCGCTTCCTCAACCTCTCTGCCAACGAGCTACAGCCCTCCCTGCGCCACGCGGCCACCTTCGCACCGCTGCGCTCCCTCTCCACCCTCATCCTCTCGGCCAACAGCCTGCAGCACCTCGGGCCGCGCGTCTTCCAGCACCTGCCACGCCTCGGCCTGCTCTCGCTCAGGGGGAACCAGCTCACGCACCTCGCGCCGGAGGCCTTTTGGGGGTTGGAGGCCCTGCGCGAGCTGCGCCTGGAGGGCAATCGGCTGAGCCAGCTGCCCACCGCGCTGTTGGAGCCTCTGCACAGCCTGGAGGCGCTGGACCTGAGCGGCAACGAGCTGTCGGCCCTGCACCCGGCCACCTTCGGTCACCTGGGCCGGCTGCGCGAGCTCAGCCTGCGCAACAACGCGCTCAGCGCGCTATCCGGGGACATCTTCGCCGCTAGCCCAGCCCTTTATCGGCTGGATCTAGACGGCAACGGCTGGACCTGCGACTGCCGGCTGCGAGGCCTGAAGCGCTGGATGGGCGACTGGCACTCGCAGGGCCGGCTTCTCACTGTCTTCGTGCAGTGTCGCCATCCCCCGGCCCTGCGAGGCAAATACCTGGATTACCTGGATGACCAGCAGCTGCAGAACGGGTCCTGCCCAGACCCCTCGCCCTCAGCTTCCCTGACCGCCGACGGCAGGCAAGGACCCCTGCCCACGGCTGCGGGGGAGGAGATGACGCCCCCTGCAGGTCTCACGGAGGAGCTGCCGCCGCAACCGCAGCTCCTGCAGCGGGGGCGATTTCCACCTGGGGTGGCCTGGGATGGGGCTGCCAGGGAGCTCGTGGGCAACCGCAGCGCCGTGAGGCTGAGCCGGCGGGGCCCGGGCCTCCAACAGCCCAGCCCCTCCGCCGCTGCCGCCGCGGGCCAGGCCCCACAGCGCCTAGACTTGCGAGAGAAGCCCCAGCGGGGCCGTCCCACCCGGGCAGATCCCGCCCATATGGAGCCCACCCCAACTGCCTCTCCCGGCTCTGCGCCGTCGCCCGCCGGCGAACCCTGGCAGCGCGCGACGAAGCAGCGCCTGGCCACGGAGCAGCAGGAGCGTGCTGCCCACTCCGACGGCGGAGCCGGGCTGCCGCCGCTGGTGTCCGACCCGTGCGACTTCAACAAGTTCATCCTGTGCAACCTGACGGTGGAGGCGGTGGGCGCAGACAGCGCCTCGGTGCGCTGGGCTGTGCGCGAGCACCGCAGTCCCCGGCCGCTGGGCGGCGCGCGCTTCCGCCTGCTGTTCGACCGCTTTGGCCAGCAGCCCAAGTTCCACCGCTTCGTCTACCTGCCGGAGCGCAGCGATTCGGCTACGCTGCGCGAGCTGCGCGGGGACACCCCCTACCTGGTGTGCGTGGAGGGCGTGCTTGGGGGTCGCGTCTGCCCGGTGGCTCCCCGGGACCACTGCGCCGGGCTGGTCACACTGCCGGAGGCCGCGAGCCGGGGCGGCGTCGACTACCAGCTGCTGACCTTGGCCTTGCTGACGGTCAACGCGCTGCTGGTGCTCCTGGCCTTGGCGGCCTGGGCGTCTCGCTGGCTGCGGAGGAAGCTGCGGGCCCGGCGGAAGGGCGGGGCCCCGGTCCACGTTCGCCACATGTACTCCACCCGACGGCCCCTGCGCTCCATGGGCACCGGCGTGTCCGCCGACTTCTCGGGATTCCAGTCCCACCGGCCGCGCACCACCGTGTGCGCACTCAGTGAGGCGGATCTCATCGAGTTCCCCTGCGACCGCTTCATGGACAGTGCGGGAGGTGGCGCGGGCGGCAGTTTGAGACGGGAGGAACATCTCCTGCAGCGATTTGCTGACTAG